A stretch of the Neodiprion lecontei isolate iyNeoLeco1 chromosome 4, iyNeoLeco1.1, whole genome shotgun sequence genome encodes the following:
- the LOC124294097 gene encoding TATA-box-binding protein-like → MSNSRMTRSRRRESGGEEPCIMENPRVPETIPSPSVDPHPTPSTVSQIDLLKIMSQQQEAAERQQQQLLQLLLDQEEQRKQEIVIQQEQRKREQEQREREIASQLEQWRLDREAQERSETSLHELFRTTVAALQAVHQVNGSGEPAVTPRGSRVVTPLPSPVPSPVPSSVPVPAVRQVQHPGRFQDVRDSRFNLVIPI, encoded by the exons ATGAGCAATAGTCGTATGACGCGCTCACGTCGAAGGGAAAGTGGCGGAGAAGAACCTTGCATTATGGAGAATCCGCGGGTCCCTGAAACGATTCCATCACCTTCAGTGGACCCTCATCCAACTCCTTCGACAGTCTCTCAGATTGATCTGCTGAAGATCATGTCtcaacaacaagaagccgcTGAGCGTCAACAACAGCAACTTCTTCAGCTGCTTCTTGATCAAGAAGAGCAGCGAAAGCAAGAAATCGTCATTCAACAAGAAcagcgaaaaagagaacaagaacaacgagAAAGGGAAATTGCCTCTCAGTTGGAGCAGTGGAGGCTTGACAGAGAAGCTCAAGAACGATCCGAGACCAGTCTGCATGAGCTGttccggacgactgtggcagctcttcaggctGTTCATCAGGTGAACGGCTCAGGAGAACCGGCCGTCACCCCACGAGGTTCCAGAGTCGttactccgcttccctctcctgttccctctcctgttccctcttCTGTTCCCGTTCCCGCTGTTCGGCAGGTCCAACATCCAGGACGGTTCCAGGATGTACGAGactcaag GTTCAACCTCGTTATTCCCATTTaa